The following are encoded together in the Tripterygium wilfordii isolate XIE 37 chromosome 18, ASM1340144v1, whole genome shotgun sequence genome:
- the LOC119983579 gene encoding protein GRAVITROPIC IN THE LIGHT 1-like — protein MPDMADGSSTRPPQISEMFQKFAISFKTKAFEFFAEEDGNNNEETDGFTLLDSAEDFIPHQKVIILKPDRPIHQNQDSPESTSRFSSSSVNSGIGHADTQTTHALISSVFAAVSSFEASYLQLQTSHVPFNEEGIKVSDSALVSNLQRLSDLKQFYREICRNPEFGAELPIGSHLEAQVQENQSKLRILGTVSNRLQEEIDKKDNDVLASRRKLSEIQKFNLKLSKRLSGNLNNSSCEVLCSVRVFDSVLHDVCKASHKFTEVLIDLMRKSGWDLDLASNSVHSGVEFARKGDRKYAFLSYLCLRMFRGFDLEGFGLGDEYQEVCNGHISDSVRTNSSLKQLLEHVSSNPMELLSNHPTCVFSKFCERKYQEIIHPTMESSIFSNLDQNEIVLNSLSIFYEFFVNMASSIWILHKLAFLFEPVVEIFQVKRGVDFSMIYMEDVTRKCALSGKARAKVGFTVVPGFKIGRTVIQSQVYLRGLNCTE, from the coding sequence ATGCCAGATATGGCGGATGGGTCCTCCACGAGACCTCCACAAATCTCCGAGATGTTCCAGAAATTCGCTATTTCCTTCAAGACTAAAGCTTTCGAGTTCTTCGCCGAAGAGGACGGTAACAACAATGAAGAAACCGATGGTTTCACTCTCCTCGACTCCGCCGAGGATTTCATTCCTCATCAGAaggtcatcattctcaagcccGACCGACCAATTCATCAAAATCAGGATTCTCCGGAGAGCACTTCGCGATTTTCGTCTTCTTCGGTTAACTCTGGAATTGGCCACGCTGATACCCAGACGACCCACGCATTGATTTCTTCGGTATTCGCTGCTGTTTCGTCGTTTGAAGCTTCGTATCTGCAGCTGCAGACGTCGCATGTGCCGTTTAATGAGGAGGGCATAAAAGTTTCTGACAGTGCTTTAGTGTCGAATTTGCAGAGATTATCTGATCTCAAGCAGTTTTACAGGGAAATTTGTAGGAATCCTGAGTTTGGTGCTGAGTTGCCAATTGGGTCTCACTTGGAAGCTCAAGTTCAAGAGAATCAGAGCAAGCTGAGAATTCTTGGGACTGTTTCCAACCGGTTACAGgaagaaattgataaaaaagACAACGATGTTTTGGCTTCAAGGAGGAAGCTGAGTGAGATACAAAAGTTCAATTTGAAGCTGTCGAAGAGGTTATCTGGTAATTTGAATAACTCTTCTTGTGAAGTTTTGTGTTCTGTTAGAGTCTTTGATTCTGTGTTGCATGATGTTTGCAAAGCCTCACATAAGTTTACTGAGGTTTTGATTGATCTGATGAGAAAATCCGGGTGGGATTTGGATTTAGCCTCGAATTCGGTTCATTCTGGTGTTGAATTTGCCAGGAAAGGGGATAGAAAATATGCATTTTTGTCATATCTTTGTCTAAGAATGTTTCGTGGTTTTGATTTAGAAGGATTTGGTTTAGGTGACGAGTACCAAGAGGTCTGTAACGGACATATTTCGGATTCTGTCAGGACTAACAGTTCATTGAAGCAATTACTGGAGCATGTTTCAAGTAATCCTATGGAATTGCTAAGTAATCATCCTACTTGTGTGTTTTCAAAGTTTTGTGAAAGGAAGTACCAAGAGATTATTCATCCAACAATGGAGTCGTCAATTTTCAGCAATTTGGATCAAAACGAAATTGTCTTGAATTCATTGAGTATATTCTATGAGTTTTTTGTCAACATGGCCAGTTCCATTTGGATTCTTCATAAGCTAGCCTTTTTGTTCGAGCCTGTGGTTGAAATTTTCCAAGTGAAAAGAGGGGTTGATTTTTCAATGATATACATGGAAGATGTAACAAGGAAGTGTGCCTTATCAGGTAAAGCTAGGGCGAAGGTGGGTTTTACGGTTGTTCCGGGATTCAAAATTGGGAGAACAGTGATTCAATCTCAGGTTTATTTACGTGGCTTGAATTGTACAGAGTAG
- the LOC119984884 gene encoding F-box/kelch-repeat protein At3g23880-like, protein MAMTDISDDVVIDILPRLPVKSLMRFNSVCKAWHALFRNPDFISMHSVKRAALCKSNTPLLVKRGAHGENCLTFISSTANHDGSEKTLWIKEIIYLPIGWNLLSNPRVVGPCNGLLCLFEHTNPVKIVLWNPATREFKPLPLAPIENDDSSSTQITFCEEVGFGFDSKSNDYKVIMFISDLKGGRRRLRRAELYSLKRDCWKEIPSWRGILPAADDIVFDVRLSSLYVDGVYYWLMVGDHTDWIMSFNMADEVFDIMPLSNFSVSIADEVFERTGMPASSRRGRYRTTLAILDGSIHAFLYPRSYSFEDYFVYIWVMTENGVKESWIKQARIGPISRDHLPVGFWESGELCLEDSIGKLVLYDPGTQKVKNLKLHGVKYRLLPANYAESLVFINGRGEDEDKPIIRVRYRTVISS, encoded by the coding sequence ATGGCGATGACAGATATCTCAGATGATGTGGTTATAGATATTCTCCCTCGTCTTCCAGTGAAGTCGTTGATGAGATTCAACTCCGTTTGCAAAGCATGGCATGCTCTCTTCAGAAACCCTGATTTTATTTCCATGCACTCTGTCAAGCGAGCAGCTCTATGCAAATCCAACACCCCTCTCCTCGTCAAGCGTGGcgcccatggagagaattgTTTAACCTTTATTTCTTCAACTGCAAATCACGACGGCAGCGAGAAGACGCTTTGGATCAAGGAAATTATTTATCTTCCGATTGGCTGGAACCTTCTGTCCAACCCAAGAGTCGTGGGTCCGTGCAATGGCTTACTGTGTCTGTTTGAGCATACAAATCCGGTTAAGATTGTTCTCTGGAATCCTGCTACAAGAGAATTCAAGCCTCTACCTCTCGCCCCCATTGAGAATGATGATTCTTCTTCAACACAAATTACCTTCTGTGAGGAAGTAGGATTTGGTTTTGATAGCAAGAGTAATGATTACAAGGTGATAATGTTTATCTCTGATTTAAAAGGTGGGAGGAGGAGGCTACGACGAGCGGAGTTATACTCTCTGAAGCGTGATTGTTGGAAGGAAATCCCTTCTTGGAGAGGGATCCTTCCTGCTgctgatgatattgtgtttgatgTTAGACTCTCCAGCCTTTACGTTGATGGAGTCTATTACTGGTTGATGGTTGGTGATCATACTGATTGGATTATGTCATTTAACATGGCAGATGAAGTGTTTGACATTATGCCGCTGTCGAATTTTTCTGTTTCTATTGCAGATGAAGTGTTTGAGAGGACGGGAATGCCGGCTTCTTCTAGGAGAGGTAGATACCGTACCACTCTTGCAATTCTTGATGGATCTATTCATGCTTTTCTTTATCCCCGGTCGTATAGTTTCGAAgattattttgtttatatatggGTTATGACTGAAAATGGAGTGAAGGAGTCTTGGATCAAACAAGCGAGAATTGGACCGATTTCTAGGGATCATCTTCCTGTAGGATTTTGGGAGAGTGGTGAGTTGTGTTTGGAAGATTCAATTGGCAAGTTAGTCTTGTATGACCCTGGTACCCAGAAGGTCAAGAATCTTAAACTCCATGGGGTAAAATATAGACTCCTCCCTGCAAATTATGCAGAGAGTCTTGTTTTCATCAATGGTCGAGGAGAGGATGAGGATAAACCTATTATTCGTGTAAGATATCGAACCGTGATATCGAGCTAG
- the LOC119984885 gene encoding vesicle-associated protein 1-3-like isoform X1 gives MTGDLLNIQPSELKFPFELRKQSSCSMVLTNKTDKYVAFKVKTTNPKKYCVRPNSGIVLPGSSCNVTVTMQAQKETPPDMQCKDKFLLQSVVAQDGVTAKDITPEMFNREEGKLVEEIKLRVVYIPANPPSPVPEESEEGSSPRASVHENGNWDASLLSAVSRSLEEPKEKSSEAWTIISKLTEEKTSALQQNQKLHQELELMRKEISKNRVSGFSLLFVILVGLLGAVVGYFLKRT, from the exons ATGACGGGAGATCTGCTCAATATCCAACCTAGTGAGCTCAAATTCCCAT TTGAACTGAGGAAGCAGAGTTCATGTTCTATGGTACTCACCAACAAGACAGATAAATATGTGGCCTTTAAG GTTAAAACAACCAACCCCAAAAAGTACTGTGTCCGTCCAAACTCTGGTATTGTGTTACCGGGATCATCATGCAATGTTACAG TCACTATGCAAGCCCAAAAGGAGACACCCCCTGATATGCAATGCAAAGACAAATTCCTCCTTCAGAGTGTTGTTGCACAAGATGGGGTCACTGCAAAAGACATAACACCAGAAATG TTTAACAGGGAAGAAGGTAAGTTAGTGGAGGAGATTAAATTGCGGGTTGTTTACATTCCTGCTAATCCCCCCTCGCCTGTCCCTGAAGAATCTGAAGAAGGTTCCTCTCCTAGGGCTTCTGTGCATGAGAATGGGAATTGGGATGCCTCATTGCTCAGTGCT GTATCAAGATCCTTAGAGGAGCCTAAAGAGAAATCCTCAGAG GCATGGACCATCATCTCCAAGTTGACTGAGGAGAAAACTTCTGCTTTGCAACAAAATCAGAAGCTACACCAGGAATTG GAGTTGATGAGGAAAGAAATTAGCAAAAACCGTGTCAGTGGCTTCTCCTTACTGTTTGTTATACTGGTTGGTCTATTGGGTGCGGTGGTTGGCTATTTCCTCAAGAGAACATAG
- the LOC119984886 gene encoding putative lipid-binding protein At4g00165: protein MASMSPNSTAATVLCIMIAAIFFNCVTSHPAIVAVPINLGKCPQSPLNFGVCGSWLGLVEEVIGTKPSEECCSLVKGIADLEAAVCLCSAIKANVLGVVKLKVPVAITLLLNGCGKKVPKGFSCS, encoded by the coding sequence ATGGCTTCTATGAGTCCTAATTCAACAGCGGCTACCGTCCTATGCATAATGATTGCTGCAAtatttttcaattgtgttactAGTCATCCTGCAATTGTTGCAGTCCCAATAAATCTGGGCAAGTGCCCTCAAAGTCcccttaattttggtgtttGTGGGTCCTGGTTAGGACTGGTTGAGGAAGTTATTGGAACAAAACCCAGTGAAGAGTGTTGTAGTTTGGTGAAAGGAATAGCAGATCTTGAAGCTGCAGTGTGTTTATGCAGTGCCATTAAAGCCAATGTGCTTGGAGTTGTGAAGCTCAAAGTACCAGTTGCCATTACCCTCCTGCTTAATGGGTGTGGGAAGAAGGTGCCTAAAGGCTTTTCTTGTTCCTGA
- the LOC119984689 gene encoding axial regulator YABBY 1-like, with protein sequence MSSSTAAFSPDHLSPSDQLCYVHCDFCDTVLAVSVPSASLFKMVTVRCGHCTNLLSVNMRGLLLPATNQFHIGHTFFNPQNLLGLCGQEEVRSTAPNMHMMMNQANPNEMIMPIRGGGGGGGGGVEHHHLHHQEIPKPPVVNRPPEKRQRVPSAYNRFIKDEIQRIKAGNPDISHREAFSAAAKNWAHFPHIHFGLMPDHQPTKKANVRQQEGEDHMLMKDGFFASTDVGVSPY encoded by the exons atgtcgTCCTCAACAGCTGCTTTTTCACCGGACCACCTCTCTCCCTCCGACCAGCTCTGTTATGTCCATTGCGACTTCTGTGACACTGTCCTCGCG GTGAGTGTTCCAAGTGCAAGCCTGTTCAAGATGGTCACGGTCCGATGCGGTCACTGCACCAACCTCTTATCAGTCAATATGCGTGGCTTGCTTCTTCCTGCAACCAACCAATTTCACATTGGACATACTTTCTTCAATCCCCAGAATCTTCTG GGGCTATGCGGGCAGGAGGAGGTGAGAAGCACTGCACCAAATATGCATATGATGATGAATCAAGCAAACCCAAATGAGATGATTATGCCAATTCGAGGCGGCGGaggcggaggaggaggaggagttgaacatcatcatcttcatcatcaggaGATCCCCAAACCTCCTGTTGTTAACAGAC CTCCGGAGAAGAGACAGAGAGTCCCATCTGCCTACAACCGCTTCATCAA GGACGAGATCCAACGGATCAAGGCAGGAAACCCAGATATAAGCCACAGAGAGGCATTCAGTGCGGCTGCAAAGAAT TGGGCCCACTTCCCTCACATTCACTTTGGACTCATGCCTGATCATCAGCCTACGAAGAAAGCTAATGTGCGCCAGCAG GAAGGAGAGGATCATATGCTCATGAAAGATGGTTTCTTTGCTTCTACAGATGTGGGTGTCTCTCCTTACTAA
- the LOC119984885 gene encoding vesicle-associated protein 1-3-like isoform X2: MTGDLLNIQPSELKFPFELRKQSSCSMVLTNKTDKYVAFKVKTTNPKKYCVRPNSGIVLPGSSCNVTVTMQAQKETPPDMQCKDKFLLQSVVAQDGVTAKDITPEMFNREEGKLVEEIKLRVVYIPANPPSPVPEESEEGSSPRASVHENGNWDASLLSAVSRSLEEPKEKSSEAWTIISKLTEEKTSALQQNQKLHQELIISLRLLIASHLLPH; the protein is encoded by the exons ATGACGGGAGATCTGCTCAATATCCAACCTAGTGAGCTCAAATTCCCAT TTGAACTGAGGAAGCAGAGTTCATGTTCTATGGTACTCACCAACAAGACAGATAAATATGTGGCCTTTAAG GTTAAAACAACCAACCCCAAAAAGTACTGTGTCCGTCCAAACTCTGGTATTGTGTTACCGGGATCATCATGCAATGTTACAG TCACTATGCAAGCCCAAAAGGAGACACCCCCTGATATGCAATGCAAAGACAAATTCCTCCTTCAGAGTGTTGTTGCACAAGATGGGGTCACTGCAAAAGACATAACACCAGAAATG TTTAACAGGGAAGAAGGTAAGTTAGTGGAGGAGATTAAATTGCGGGTTGTTTACATTCCTGCTAATCCCCCCTCGCCTGTCCCTGAAGAATCTGAAGAAGGTTCCTCTCCTAGGGCTTCTGTGCATGAGAATGGGAATTGGGATGCCTCATTGCTCAGTGCT GTATCAAGATCCTTAGAGGAGCCTAAAGAGAAATCCTCAGAG GCATGGACCATCATCTCCAAGTTGACTGAGGAGAAAACTTCTGCTTTGCAACAAAATCAGAAGCTACACCAGGAATTG ATAATCAGCTTACGCCTTTTGATTGCTAGCCATTTACTGCCTCACTGA
- the LOC119984693 gene encoding uncharacterized protein LOC119984693 — protein sequence MMFVSSNLPRWLEGLLTQKFFNACVIHEDAKKNEKNVYCLDCCISLCPHCLSPHSSHGLLQIRRYVYHDVIRLGDAHKLFDCSFVQSYTTNSAKVLFLNPRPQTRPFRNSGNICFSCDRNIQESYLFCSVFCKVDHLLRSQDEGELSKFLLDGKFLTLTEAVLDDGLMTIDSVLEPASSTKTSSCSGGSSGGVECRTEWCTATTEIVRKKRSSLSACRPNFPPVSEISVGFMNRRKKNPQPQRSPLY from the exons ATGATG TTTGTGTCTTCAAATCTTCCACGGTGGCTTGAAGGTCTTCTGACGCAGAAGTTCTTCAATGCCTGTGTAATTCATGAAGATGCaaagaagaatgagaagaaCGTTTATTGCTTGGACTGTTGCATCAGTTTATGCCCTCACTGTTTGTCCCCTCACAGCTCTCACGGTCTCTTGCAG attagAAGATATGTTTATCACGATGTGATAAGATTGGGCGACGCTCACAAGTTATTCGACTGTTCATTCGTTCAA TCATACACCACCAACAGTGCAAAAGTTTTGTTTCTGAATCCAAGGCCACAGACTAGGCCGTTCAGGAACTCCGGCAATATATGCTTCAGCTGTGACAGGAATATTCAAGAGTCTTACCTCTTCTGCTCAGTCTTCTGCAAG GTTGACCATCTGTTAAGGAGCCAAGATGAAGGCGAACTCTCAAAATTCCTCCTTGACGGCAAGTTCTTGACTTTAACGGAAGCGGTTCTGGACGATGGTCTGATGACCATTGACTCGGTTCTTGAACCGGCCAGCTCCACAAAGACATCATCCTGCTCGGGCGGGTCAAGTGGTGGAGTTGAGTGTAGGACCGAGTGGTGCACCGCAACAACGGAGATagtgaggaagaagaggagtaGCTTATCGGCGTGCCGGCCAAACTTTCCTCCAGTATCCGAAATCTCGGTGGGGTTCATGAACCGGAGGAAAAAGAATCCACAGCCACAACGGTCTCCACTCTATTGA